Proteins from one Microcoleus sp. bin38.metabat.b11b12b14.051 genomic window:
- a CDS encoding chlorophyll a/b-binding protein: METRPTNLPSTANAYNGKDRNAFLFGFNPQAELWNGRLAMIGFLAYLLWDMAGYSVLRDILHFLPTYIVK, from the coding sequence ATGGAAACTCGTCCTACTAACCTACCTTCAACTGCTAATGCCTACAACGGCAAAGATCGGAACGCTTTTCTGTTTGGCTTCAACCCACAAGCCGAACTTTGGAATGGTCGCTTGGCGATGATCGGTTTCTTAGCTTATTTGCTTTGGGACATGGCTGGATATAGCGTTCTGCGCGACATACTGCACTTTCTGCCTACCTATATCGTTAAATAA
- a CDS encoding Gfo/Idh/MocA family oxidoreductase — translation MSKIGVAVVGTGFGQKVHLPGFQTHHRTEVVAVYHRNLDKAQAIATAHNIPYACNSIADIVAIPEVAGVSISTPPFLHFEMAKTVLEAGKHLLLEKPTALTANEARELYRLANSESQTKSIATMDFEFRFIPAWQMLAELLATGYVGEKRLIKIDWLVPGRADATRPWNWYAQKEQGGGVLGATGSHVFDYISWLFGPVQRLSGQLITGIAARPDPNDSGNLKPVDADDSCTLMLELTGGTPCQVCLSSVTYQGRGHWVEIYGSKGTLVLGSDNQQDYVHGFRLWGSQAGEPLAEIKIPQRLEFPQVYPDGRIAPFIRVVDRWVEAIDAGKSLIPSLKEGVYSQLLMDLTQESNATGTWVDVPNFDKFLGGQSN, via the coding sequence ATGTCAAAAATTGGCGTTGCAGTAGTCGGTACAGGTTTCGGTCAAAAAGTACACCTTCCCGGATTCCAGACACACCACCGGACAGAGGTTGTGGCCGTCTATCACCGGAATTTAGACAAAGCTCAAGCGATCGCCACCGCCCACAATATCCCCTACGCCTGCAACTCGATCGCAGATATAGTAGCGATCCCAGAAGTAGCAGGCGTCAGCATTTCCACACCGCCATTTTTGCATTTTGAAATGGCAAAAACCGTCCTAGAAGCAGGCAAACATTTATTACTAGAAAAACCGACAGCCCTGACAGCCAATGAAGCCCGAGAACTTTACCGATTAGCAAACAGCGAATCTCAAACCAAATCAATTGCCACAATGGACTTTGAGTTTAGATTTATCCCCGCATGGCAAATGCTAGCAGAATTATTAGCAACAGGATATGTCGGAGAAAAGCGTTTAATTAAAATTGATTGGTTGGTGCCCGGCCGCGCTGATGCGACTCGTCCTTGGAATTGGTACGCGCAAAAAGAGCAAGGCGGCGGAGTTTTGGGTGCAACAGGTTCCCACGTTTTTGATTATATTAGCTGGCTATTCGGCCCCGTACAAAGGCTTTCTGGGCAATTGATTACAGGAATTGCAGCACGGCCAGATCCGAACGATTCGGGAAATTTAAAACCTGTTGATGCCGATGATTCTTGCACGTTGATGTTGGAATTGACCGGGGGAACCCCTTGTCAAGTTTGTTTGAGTTCGGTTACTTATCAAGGGCGGGGACATTGGGTCGAAATTTACGGAAGTAAGGGTACTTTGGTTTTGGGAAGCGACAATCAACAGGATTACGTACACGGATTTCGCTTGTGGGGTTCCCAAGCTGGAGAACCTTTAGCTGAAATTAAGATTCCTCAGAGATTGGAGTTTCCTCAAGTTTATCCAGACGGCAGAATTGCACCGTTTATTCGAGTAGTAGACAGGTGGGTAGAAGCAATTGATGCGGGTAAATCTTTGATCCCGTCCCTCAAAGAAGGCGTTTACTCGCAGTTGTTGATGGATTTGACCCAGGAGTCCAATGCTACGGGAACTTGGGTGGATGTACCGAATTTTGATAAATTTTTGGGCGGCCAGTCAAATTGA
- the gshB gene encoding glutathione synthase — protein sequence MKFAFIIDPLARLIPGHDTSVALMEAAQELGHEVWATQANELSIIGGKTWAMLTRVALTPVKQVEGRWEAAEAWYKAEQPTLEPLAAMDAVFMRTDPPVNVPYLYTTYLLDGIDPAKTLVVNSPKGLRAANEKMYALQFEGAIPETIVSQNKQVIRQFVEKKGAAVLKPLGGKAGEGILFLEPGDRNLNSLVEISTLQGQIPVMVQTYLPQAKDGDKRIILLNGKPVGAINRIPTGNEFRGNMAVGGRVAKTEITDREHQICQQLAPVLQRDGLYFVGIDIIGGYLTEVNVTSPTGIREIDLFDGVSLGKQVIEWTVSQAGTRS from the coding sequence ATGAAATTTGCATTCATCATCGATCCCCTCGCGCGACTAATTCCAGGACACGATACCAGCGTAGCGCTGATGGAGGCAGCTCAAGAATTAGGTCACGAAGTCTGGGCAACTCAAGCCAACGAATTAAGCATCATCGGTGGCAAAACCTGGGCAATGTTGACTAGAGTGGCCCTCACCCCAGTCAAACAGGTAGAAGGGCGCTGGGAGGCCGCTGAGGCTTGGTATAAAGCGGAACAGCCTACCTTAGAGCCACTAGCAGCAATGGACGCAGTATTTATGCGTACCGATCCCCCAGTCAACGTTCCCTACCTGTACACTACTTATCTTCTCGACGGCATCGATCCCGCGAAAACTTTGGTAGTTAACAGTCCCAAAGGATTGCGGGCTGCCAATGAAAAGATGTATGCTTTGCAATTTGAGGGAGCTATCCCCGAAACAATTGTTTCTCAAAACAAGCAGGTAATTCGGCAATTTGTTGAAAAAAAAGGGGCCGCAGTTCTTAAACCGTTGGGTGGCAAAGCTGGTGAGGGCATTTTGTTTTTAGAACCGGGCGATCGCAATCTCAACTCCCTGGTCGAAATTAGCACTCTACAAGGGCAAATTCCCGTCATGGTGCAGACATATCTGCCGCAAGCAAAAGACGGAGATAAACGAATTATCCTCTTGAACGGCAAGCCCGTCGGTGCAATCAACCGCATTCCCACCGGCAACGAATTTCGCGGCAACATGGCCGTCGGCGGCCGAGTCGCAAAAACCGAAATTACCGATCGCGAACATCAAATTTGCCAGCAGTTAGCACCGGTGCTGCAACGAGACGGACTGTACTTTGTCGGCATTGATATCATCGGCGGTTATCTCACCGAAGTTAATGTCACCAGCCCTACAGGAATCCGAGAAATTGACTTATTTGATGGCGTCAGTTTGGGCAAACAAGTAATTGAATGGACTGTCTCGCAAGCAGGAACTAGAAGTTAG
- the grxC gene encoding glutaredoxin 3 encodes MNPKVEIYTWRTCPFCIRAKALLKQKGVQFTEYAIDGDAAARDLMTDRANGGRSLPQIFINDQHVGGCDDIHALDARGLLDPLLAAK; translated from the coding sequence ATGAATCCTAAAGTAGAAATTTACACTTGGAGAACCTGCCCCTTTTGCATTCGTGCCAAAGCACTGCTGAAGCAAAAAGGGGTTCAGTTTACAGAGTACGCGATCGACGGAGATGCAGCAGCACGCGATCTCATGACCGATCGAGCCAACGGAGGCCGCAGCCTGCCCCAGATATTCATCAACGACCAACACGTAGGCGGCTGCGACGACATCCACGCACTCGATGCTAGAGGCCTGCTCGATCCGCTGCTAGCAGCAAAATGA
- the hflX gene encoding GTPase HflX, with translation MCTYINRRGQVIRVGVGTPRQTQIAPLELPRYGGGRLSGIRCIATHLKPEMPSEAAITAMAIQRLDALVWLTLSGGGFQRRGGGAAGYIQETYLVHLIPQGDRPNFEFSVLTAKLEPASTDDKQEIEEPLIQNSPIKTQNFPWKISEPLSLDDLADQDFLELVEGLEADFQAEFVARQVDADQDKVLLVGVMTQHMTLLDFEDGLAEITRLVESAGGQVLQTVRQKRSNPHPQTVVGEGKIQEISLTAQTISANLVVFDRDLSPAQIRNLETQIGIRVVDRTEVILDIFAQRARTSEGKLQVELAQLQYSLPRLTGRGQAMSRQGGGIGTRGPGETKLETERRTIAKRISRLQQEVNQLLAHRFRLRQNRHHMDVPSVAIVGYTNAGKSTLLNLLTNSQVYAADQLFATLDPTTRKLTIPGALTGEPLSIVLTDTVGFIRELPPSLIDAFRATLEEVTDADALLHLVDLSHPAWQSQIRSVMNILTDMPVTPGPALVVFNKIDAVDGDTLALAREEFPQAVFISAAKGLGMETLRERLAQLIQYALYPR, from the coding sequence ATCTGCACCTACATCAACCGCCGCGGACAAGTAATTCGCGTCGGCGTCGGTACGCCCCGCCAAACCCAGATTGCGCCCCTAGAATTGCCCCGCTACGGGGGAGGTCGCCTCAGCGGCATTCGGTGCATCGCCACCCACCTCAAGCCGGAAATGCCCAGTGAAGCAGCCATCACCGCCATGGCAATTCAGCGCCTCGACGCCCTCGTGTGGCTGACACTTAGTGGCGGAGGATTTCAACGCCGCGGCGGCGGTGCGGCAGGTTACATCCAAGAAACTTATCTCGTTCACCTGATACCCCAGGGAGACCGACCAAATTTTGAGTTTTCAGTGTTAACCGCTAAGTTAGAACCAGCTTCAACTGATGACAAACAGGAAATAGAAGAGCCTTTAATTCAAAACTCACCAATCAAAACTCAAAACTTTCCCTGGAAAATATCAGAACCTCTGAGTTTGGACGACCTCGCAGACCAAGATTTTCTGGAGTTGGTGGAAGGACTCGAAGCAGATTTTCAAGCTGAATTTGTCGCCAGACAAGTAGATGCAGACCAAGATAAAGTGCTCTTGGTTGGTGTCATGACTCAGCACATGACTCTGCTGGATTTTGAGGACGGACTCGCAGAAATTACCCGGCTGGTAGAAAGCGCCGGGGGTCAGGTGCTGCAAACAGTGCGTCAAAAGCGATCGAACCCCCACCCGCAGACAGTCGTCGGCGAAGGCAAAATTCAAGAAATTTCCCTCACCGCTCAAACCATTAGCGCTAACCTCGTGGTATTCGATCGCGACCTGTCCCCAGCACAAATACGCAACTTGGAAACTCAGATCGGTATTCGCGTAGTCGATCGTACTGAGGTAATTCTCGACATCTTTGCTCAAAGAGCTCGCACCAGCGAGGGTAAATTGCAAGTCGAGCTGGCCCAGCTACAGTACAGCCTGCCCCGCCTGACAGGTCGCGGTCAAGCAATGTCGAGACAAGGCGGCGGCATCGGTACCAGAGGCCCGGGGGAAACTAAACTCGAAACCGAACGGCGGACGATCGCCAAACGCATTTCTCGATTGCAGCAAGAAGTCAATCAACTACTGGCCCACCGCTTCCGGCTGCGGCAGAACCGGCATCACATGGACGTACCCTCAGTCGCGATCGTCGGCTACACAAACGCCGGTAAATCGACTCTGCTCAACCTGCTCACCAATTCGCAGGTCTACGCAGCCGACCAGTTATTTGCCACCCTCGACCCCACCACCCGAAAGCTGACGATTCCGGGCGCCCTCACCGGTGAACCGCTGTCGATCGTCCTCACAGATACAGTGGGCTTTATTCGCGAACTGCCGCCGTCCTTGATCGACGCTTTTCGAGCTACCCTCGAAGAAGTCACAGACGCCGATGCTTTGCTGCACCTCGTCGATCTGTCCCATCCGGCGTGGCAGAGCCAAATTCGATCTGTCATGAATATTTTGACAGATATGCCCGTAACTCCCGGGCCCGCCCTGGTAGTTTTCAACAAAATTGATGCCGTAGACGGAGATACTCTCGCCCTCGCCCGAGAAGAGTTTCCTCAAGCCGTATTTATCTCTGCCGCCAAAGGTCTCGGAATGGAAACTCTCCGCGAGAGACTAGCCCAGCTCATTCAATACGCCCTCTACCCTCGGTAA
- a CDS encoding CHAT domain-containing protein, producing MARPESPCLSIAIARLRTAGANHFATWVLQAPYPSGYVHHDCMWPDTLSQSWKAWQEMFSPSGTIHELPLNPDGSFVSPENNQNLLAETEKRTAQSLQIPPIMSSVPLHLSQRGLVERGEQNPPPAPPSYSSRLMQHLGIDLWQWLFEGPIQGSLQESKGIAIGQNLPLRVRVDLREPYLIALPWEIMQPQAGQPAISLSQQLLFSRTTSNVEPLPPLRPADSLNILLVLGQAEPGRSANSEFSRGNNRHLQLEAEAVALAGVLENAFQTDDSGKYFDISVPTNVDTLIEPTPAELISRLETQAYNILFYAGHGIPGPDGGLLFLGPDTAINGTELAQVLVRCRVTLAVFNACWGAQPAVERPHSNNGQQQAIARSSLAEVLIHHGVPAVLGMRDSIADREALSFIQTFAQALAGRMSIDRAVAIARQQLLTLYKFNQPAWTLPVLYMHPEFDGQLTEPVDDLKTELPLNSSTWLGRLPSCAYLRGRDRPNVKSSESGNQVWPITAGMVRVGRWEENDVVIREQWVSQKHAEIFCRNSIGDRGGEPSYFLRDFSRYGTLVLGTDGWVRVHHQELLLQSGTQLKFGSSQGQIFEFTIEVPKTSGYSETDCGTN from the coding sequence ATGGCGCGCCCTGAAAGTCCTTGCCTCAGTATAGCGATCGCTCGCCTGAGAACCGCTGGGGCAAACCATTTTGCCACTTGGGTTCTACAAGCTCCCTATCCCAGCGGGTACGTTCACCACGACTGTATGTGGCCCGATACCCTATCCCAATCTTGGAAAGCTTGGCAGGAAATGTTCTCCCCGTCAGGGACAATTCACGAATTGCCCCTAAATCCTGATGGCAGTTTCGTCTCGCCGGAAAACAACCAGAATCTACTGGCAGAAACTGAAAAACGAACCGCTCAATCGCTACAAATCCCTCCTATTATGTCCTCTGTGCCGCTCCACCTCAGTCAAAGGGGTCTGGTGGAGAGGGGGGAGCAGAATCCGCCACCAGCACCTCCTAGCTACAGCAGTCGTCTGATGCAGCATTTGGGGATCGATCTTTGGCAGTGGCTGTTTGAAGGCCCGATTCAGGGTAGTCTCCAGGAAAGTAAAGGTATCGCGATCGGGCAAAATCTACCCCTGCGAGTCCGCGTAGACTTACGCGAACCGTATTTGATTGCTTTACCTTGGGAAATTATGCAGCCTCAAGCCGGTCAACCGGCAATTTCTCTGTCGCAGCAACTGCTGTTCAGCCGCACTACCAGCAATGTTGAGCCTTTGCCGCCCCTGCGTCCTGCGGATTCGCTCAACATTTTGCTCGTTTTGGGACAAGCAGAACCTGGGCGCAGTGCTAATTCTGAATTTTCCAGGGGCAATAATCGTCATTTGCAGTTGGAAGCAGAAGCTGTCGCCCTAGCTGGGGTTCTAGAAAATGCTTTTCAAACCGACGACAGCGGTAAATATTTTGACATCAGCGTTCCGACTAACGTTGATACTCTGATCGAACCTACTCCGGCGGAACTAATTTCTCGCCTGGAAACGCAAGCTTATAACATTCTGTTTTACGCCGGCCACGGGATACCTGGCCCGGACGGCGGCTTGCTGTTTTTGGGGCCAGACACGGCGATTAACGGTACTGAATTAGCTCAAGTTTTGGTTCGATGCCGGGTGACTCTGGCGGTGTTTAATGCCTGTTGGGGAGCTCAGCCAGCGGTGGAAAGGCCGCATTCAAATAACGGTCAGCAACAGGCGATCGCCCGCAGCAGCTTAGCCGAGGTGTTGATCCATCACGGGGTGCCGGCGGTATTGGGGATGCGGGACTCGATCGCCGATCGCGAAGCCCTGAGTTTTATCCAAACTTTTGCCCAAGCTTTGGCCGGGCGGATGTCGATCGATCGCGCCGTCGCCATCGCCAGACAGCAGCTACTGACACTGTACAAGTTCAATCAACCGGCTTGGACGTTGCCCGTACTGTATATGCACCCAGAGTTTGACGGTCAACTGACTGAACCGGTAGATGACCTAAAAACTGAATTGCCTTTGAATTCTTCTACTTGGCTGGGACGTTTGCCGTCTTGCGCTTACTTGCGGGGGCGCGATCGACCAAATGTCAAATCTAGCGAATCTGGCAATCAGGTTTGGCCCATTACCGCTGGTATGGTTCGAGTCGGACGCTGGGAAGAAAACGACGTAGTGATTCGAGAACAATGGGTTTCTCAAAAACACGCGGAGATTTTCTGCCGCAACAGCATCGGCGATCGCGGGGGCGAACCTAGCTACTTCCTGCGCGATTTTTCCCGCTACGGGACTCTAGTTTTGGGTACAGACGGATGGGTGAGAGTTCACCACCAAGAACTGCTGCTGCAATCGGGTACTCAGCTAAAATTTGGCAGTTCTCAAGGTCAGATTTTTGAATTCACTATTGAGGTTCCAAAAACTTCGGGCTACAGTGAGACTGATTGCGGAACTAATTAA